In Natronococcus occultus SP4, the following proteins share a genomic window:
- a CDS encoding creatininase family protein, translating into MFLPHQSWPDLADYVADESLAVVPLGSTEQHGPHLPEGTDYLIAEALARAATDRTGYLCTPPIPVGVSSHHRQFHGTMWVDPPVFRDYVENLSRNLTYHGIDRIVYVNAHGGNVQHLREVGRRLHEDETAFAIEWMWDESIPGLIEDVFETPGPHGGPKETAMIMHIAEELVHDDRLEDARDGGAIFDYEAELVHGARIFYDAIENSPNGVFGDQTDATPEIGERLFEAATEQLVALLEWLDDQPFSDLVASPHVDPQPAESGRNSNR; encoded by the coding sequence ATGTTCCTTCCACACCAGTCGTGGCCAGATCTGGCCGACTACGTCGCCGACGAGTCGCTCGCGGTCGTCCCCCTGGGCTCGACCGAACAACACGGTCCTCACCTTCCGGAGGGAACCGACTACCTGATCGCGGAGGCGCTCGCTCGGGCGGCGACCGATCGGACCGGCTATCTCTGTACCCCGCCGATTCCGGTCGGCGTGAGCTCCCACCACCGACAGTTCCACGGCACTATGTGGGTCGATCCGCCGGTCTTTCGGGACTACGTGGAGAATCTCTCGCGAAACCTCACGTACCATGGGATCGATCGCATCGTCTACGTTAATGCTCACGGCGGGAACGTCCAGCACCTTCGTGAGGTCGGCCGCCGACTCCATGAGGACGAGACTGCCTTCGCTATCGAGTGGATGTGGGACGAATCGATCCCCGGGCTTATCGAGGACGTCTTCGAGACGCCGGGTCCTCACGGCGGCCCCAAGGAGACGGCGATGATCATGCACATCGCCGAGGAACTCGTCCACGACGATCGACTCGAGGACGCCCGCGACGGCGGCGCGATCTTCGACTACGAGGCCGAACTCGTCCACGGCGCCCGCATCTTCTACGATGCGATCGAGAACAGCCCGAACGGCGTGTTCGGCGATCAGACGGACGCGACGCCCGAAATCGGTGAGCGACTGTTCGAGGCCGCGACCGAACAGCTCGTCGCCCTGCTCGAATGGCTCGACGACCAGCCGTTTTCGGATCTCGTCGCGAGTCCTCACGTCGATCCCCAGCCGGCTGAGTCGGGACGTAACTCGAATAGATAG
- a CDS encoding ABC transporter permease subunit, with the protein MTVADVARKEFADAVRSRALWVATVIFLGMIALTQAIVVTVVEDPDPKLAARFLEGPATEIVLPMLGLLLGYQAIVGERESGNLRFLLGLPHSRRDVILGKFLGRTAVLSVAILGGFLTAVGLIVATVGVPPLVPIAAYVLFVLLSAAAIVAIAIAISAIVDTRTRAISVAVGGFLLATVLWSYVIDGIHYVVTREFPGADPPTWLAVVDHLNPLTVLGTSADVLLPEASQIAITVTEDGASATQAEQTPSGATDALVHEPAFLAAVLVLWTVVPLAVGYLRFRSADLS; encoded by the coding sequence ATGACAGTTGCTGACGTCGCACGCAAGGAGTTCGCCGACGCCGTGCGTTCGCGGGCGCTGTGGGTCGCCACCGTGATCTTTCTCGGAATGATTGCCCTCACGCAGGCCATCGTCGTCACGGTCGTCGAGGACCCGGACCCAAAACTCGCGGCGCGCTTTCTCGAGGGGCCGGCGACGGAGATCGTTCTTCCGATGCTTGGACTCCTCCTCGGCTATCAGGCGATCGTAGGAGAGCGTGAGTCGGGGAACCTTAGATTCCTGCTCGGACTGCCACACTCGCGACGGGACGTTATCCTCGGCAAGTTCCTCGGGCGGACAGCGGTGCTCTCGGTTGCGATCCTCGGCGGGTTCCTGACCGCCGTCGGTCTTATCGTCGCAACGGTTGGTGTTCCGCCACTCGTTCCGATCGCGGCGTACGTCCTATTCGTGTTGCTGTCGGCGGCGGCGATCGTTGCGATCGCGATCGCGATTTCGGCCATTGTCGACACGCGGACCCGGGCGATTAGCGTCGCCGTCGGTGGGTTTCTCCTTGCGACGGTTCTCTGGTCGTACGTCATCGACGGGATCCACTACGTGGTCACCCGGGAGTTTCCCGGTGCGGACCCTCCGACGTGGCTCGCCGTCGTTGACCACCTCAACCCACTGACCGTGCTGGGAACGAGCGCCGACGTGTTGCTCCCCGAAGCGAGTCAGATCGCGATCACGGTGACCGAGGACGGAGCGTCCGCGACGCAGGCCGAACAGACACCGTCCGGAGCGACGGATGCCCTCGTTCATGAACCGGCGTTTCTGGCAGCGGTACTCGTCCTGTGGACGGTTGTCCCGCTCGCGGTCGGCTACCTCCGATTCCGTAGCGCCGATCTCTCCTAG
- a CDS encoding ABC transporter ATP-binding protein, protein MVRYKSIKVSENICRITRHTLSCMPKNVDSGTRQIISAENLVATYDRSEGTVRAIDDIDLEIQSGSIVGLIGPNGAGKTTLLETMLGLVSPTRGRVQINGIDVSKHPHRAHTTVAAVLEGARSTYWRLTVRENLEFFSRLNAAEHDDEHERIRRTLDQLALTDLSGTVVNDLSRGQKQRVSLAAALIQDVDVLILDEPLLGLDTETSLEFQASLVELAERRELTIVLSSHNLDAVESICDRGVILENGRIVADDAIENLLEVFQTEVYELVIEGQLPAATRNEIERTYDLVSTTELRDRTTLEVAVPDTNRIHDLTGTVVAQGSQIESVRIREGSLETVLESLAFDQSRLDAQRRPRSVS, encoded by the coding sequence GTGGTTCGGTACAAATCGATCAAAGTGAGCGAGAATATATGTAGGATCACGAGGCACACGCTCAGCTGTATGCCCAAGAACGTGGATTCGGGGACGCGCCAGATTATCTCCGCCGAGAATCTGGTCGCAACGTACGATCGAAGTGAAGGAACGGTCCGTGCGATCGACGATATCGATCTAGAGATTCAGTCGGGAAGTATCGTCGGACTGATTGGCCCAAACGGTGCCGGGAAGACGACGTTACTCGAGACGATGCTCGGGTTGGTTTCTCCGACAAGAGGCCGAGTTCAGATCAACGGTATCGACGTATCGAAACACCCTCATCGCGCTCACACGACTGTGGCCGCGGTGCTGGAAGGAGCTCGAAGTACGTACTGGCGGCTCACGGTTCGTGAAAACCTCGAGTTTTTCAGCCGACTGAACGCCGCCGAGCACGACGACGAACACGAGCGAATTCGGAGGACGCTCGATCAGTTGGCTCTCACTGATCTCTCGGGGACCGTCGTGAACGACCTCTCCCGAGGACAGAAACAACGCGTCTCACTTGCCGCTGCACTGATACAGGATGTCGACGTGTTGATTCTTGACGAACCACTGCTCGGGCTCGATACCGAGACGTCACTCGAATTCCAGGCATCGCTGGTCGAACTCGCGGAACGCCGAGAGCTAACGATCGTGCTTTCGAGCCACAATCTCGACGCAGTCGAATCGATCTGTGATCGAGGCGTCATCCTCGAGAACGGACGCATCGTGGCTGACGACGCCATCGAGAATTTACTCGAAGTCTTCCAAACGGAGGTCTACGAACTGGTTATCGAAGGACAGCTCCCTGCGGCCACACGAAACGAAATCGAGCGGACCTACGACCTCGTCTCCACCACCGAGCTTCGAGATCGAACGACGCTCGAAGTCGCGGTTCCGGACACCAACCGTATCCACGATCTGACCGGAACAGTGGTCGCTCAGGGCTCGCAAATCGAATCGGTTCGGATCCGCGAAGGAAGCCTCGAGACAGTTCTCGAATCACTCGCGTTCGATCAGTCGCGACTCGACGCTCAACGTAGACCGCGGAGCGTATCATGA
- a CDS encoding ABC transporter, with translation MWRYPLNTLGAILGLYALFLLVYVGGRSLVGPGFGETLGALIVGFFLFIMGNASYQSLAGLFATEAKWGTLEQLYLSPIGFGSVAVLVSISSLLVTFAIGFVMLGLMLLTTGESISLDLLSIVPVVVLALLSTLGIGLLLGGATVRYKNVSSIFGLVKFVLVACIALGPASAEVFALKALPLTQGSYLLQRVMNENVRLWEIEPTQIAVLAIVGVVYFLVGYVLFQYCTDRARSRGVMGHY, from the coding sequence ATGTGGCGGTACCCGTTGAACACTCTTGGTGCAATACTGGGGCTGTACGCGCTGTTTCTGCTCGTCTACGTAGGCGGACGGTCGCTCGTCGGTCCGGGATTCGGTGAGACGCTCGGCGCACTTATCGTCGGTTTCTTCCTGTTCATCATGGGCAACGCCTCCTACCAGTCGCTCGCCGGACTGTTCGCGACGGAGGCGAAGTGGGGCACGCTGGAGCAGCTATATCTCTCACCGATCGGGTTCGGCTCCGTCGCGGTGCTAGTGTCGATCAGCTCGCTGCTCGTGACGTTCGCGATCGGATTCGTGATGCTGGGCTTGATGCTCCTGACGACTGGAGAGTCGATCTCACTCGATCTCCTCAGTATCGTTCCAGTCGTCGTCCTCGCGCTGCTGTCGACGCTCGGAATCGGACTACTACTCGGCGGTGCTACCGTCCGCTACAAGAACGTGAGTTCGATCTTCGGGCTCGTCAAGTTCGTCCTCGTCGCCTGTATCGCACTTGGTCCTGCTTCGGCGGAGGTCTTCGCACTGAAAGCACTTCCACTCACTCAGGGGAGCTACCTGCTCCAGCGCGTTATGAACGAAAACGTTCGCCTCTGGGAGATCGAGCCCACTCAGATCGCGGTGCTGGCGATCGTGGGTGTCGTGTACTTTCTCGTCGGCTACGTCCTCTTTCAGTACTGCACCGATCGTGCCCGTTCGAGAGGTGTAATGGGCCACTATTGA
- a CDS encoding cupin domain-containing protein codes for MSYRKVNYEDVDQVSSAMHFLSDPLETEQVGVTVARCDPGWKSQPHDHADNEHEEVYVLIEGEATVVVDDDPVRMETGDALWIPPESTRQIRNGDEESAFVLVSAPGIADEDDVDGEWLLSGFAG; via the coding sequence ATGTCTTACCGCAAGGTCAACTACGAGGACGTCGATCAGGTCTCGAGCGCGATGCACTTTCTGAGCGACCCGCTCGAGACCGAGCAGGTCGGCGTCACGGTCGCGCGCTGTGATCCGGGCTGGAAGAGTCAGCCACACGACCACGCCGACAACGAACACGAGGAAGTGTACGTCCTCATCGAGGGGGAGGCGACGGTCGTCGTCGACGACGATCCCGTGCGGATGGAAACCGGCGACGCGCTGTGGATCCCGCCGGAGTCGACCCGCCAGATCCGCAACGGCGACGAGGAGAGCGCGTTCGTCCTCGTCAGCGCACCCGGGATCGCCGACGAGGACGACGTGGACGGCGAGTGGCTCCTCTCGGGGTTCGCAGGGTAG
- the nikR gene encoding nickel-responsive transcriptional regulator NikR codes for MAVVSVSMPDELLERLDEFADEHGYTGRSEVVREASRNLLGEFEDTRLEDRDLMGIVTVLFDYETTTVEERMMQLRHEHEDLVASNFHSHVGDHYCMELFVLEGQLEDISTFVGKIRATKDALTVDYSVTPVDSFDPISQDGHGQ; via the coding sequence ATGGCAGTCGTCAGCGTCTCGATGCCGGACGAGCTTCTCGAGCGACTCGACGAGTTCGCAGACGAGCACGGGTACACCGGCCGGAGCGAGGTCGTCAGGGAGGCCTCCCGCAACCTTCTCGGAGAGTTCGAGGACACCCGCCTCGAGGACCGGGATCTGATGGGAATCGTCACCGTTCTGTTCGACTACGAGACGACGACCGTCGAGGAACGGATGATGCAGCTCCGCCACGAACACGAGGACCTCGTCGCCTCGAACTTCCACAGCCACGTCGGCGACCACTACTGTATGGAGCTGTTCGTCCTCGAGGGACAGCTCGAGGATATCTCGACGTTCGTCGGGAAGATCCGCGCGACGAAAGACGCGCTGACCGTCGACTACTCGGTGACCCCCGTCGACAGTTTCGATCCGATCTCGCAGGACGGCCACGGCCAGTAG
- a CDS encoding glycoside hydrolase family 15 protein yields MNLATALDDVKRSRDDPRLFPGERRSTSGLFSGLDDRLVHVAPDGSLRDYSAPLSGLSGIDRSRFGLELDDEVVWFGDAAQSYVDDTAVVETRHEDDDYACRQYDLTLGRTHLTQFVLEEPTATDARLRACVEFAPDGQENRIGQLRHGDAVEVYHRSERDVLAASGDLSIRGHPSVRFEDVLADEPAPFPRDEGDDRYEEDRLSPIVVADVELSGSEPTATIATVLSTGDREDVLERARRDVADFADPEALLEAGRRQARDRFPAETSVDGAVADLRALSLLRAPSGARIAGPEFDPFYRHSGGYGYTWFRDDAEIAGFLLAADRRAGLGLDEWHAASAHFYAETQLEDGTWPHRVWPDDGSLAPGWAHGRLEEGDSVDYQADQTASVAAFLATYLREIDSDDERVREAVLAALEGLDASLADDGLPGQVQNAWENMTGRFTHTAATFLEAYAAIARAPLEDDVTARARESAQAVFEGLDALWVPDRGCYALRLDAGEHDERLDGSTLALAGAHREYAAIDGVDADRLERLVSHFETTIEGLYRDPEGPVEGLARFEDDPWRRSDQDEPKIWTVTTAWGAHASTELRTLLAEAGHDAAPTFDARARALLELVAPGGPLRGDGDFLPEQFFDDGTPDSATPLGWPHAIRLATATALDTDAPATSADRV; encoded by the coding sequence ATGAACCTCGCTACGGCTCTCGACGACGTCAAGCGCTCCCGGGACGACCCGCGCCTGTTTCCCGGCGAGCGCCGCTCGACGTCGGGACTGTTCTCAGGGCTCGACGATCGCCTCGTCCACGTCGCCCCGGACGGCTCGCTCCGGGACTACTCCGCGCCGCTCTCGGGACTCTCGGGGATCGACCGCTCCCGGTTCGGACTCGAACTCGACGACGAGGTCGTCTGGTTCGGCGACGCTGCCCAATCGTACGTCGACGACACTGCGGTCGTCGAAACCCGCCACGAGGACGACGACTACGCCTGCCGACAGTACGATCTGACCCTCGGCCGAACGCATCTCACGCAGTTCGTTCTCGAGGAGCCGACCGCGACCGACGCACGGCTCCGCGCCTGCGTCGAGTTCGCTCCCGACGGCCAGGAAAACAGGATCGGCCAGCTCCGGCACGGCGACGCCGTCGAGGTCTACCATCGGAGCGAACGGGACGTCCTCGCGGCCTCGGGCGACCTCTCGATACGGGGCCACCCGTCGGTGCGATTCGAGGACGTCCTCGCCGACGAGCCCGCGCCCTTCCCCCGGGACGAGGGCGACGACCGCTACGAGGAGGACCGCCTGAGTCCGATCGTCGTCGCCGACGTCGAGCTCTCGGGGTCCGAGCCGACCGCGACGATTGCGACGGTGCTCTCGACCGGGGATCGCGAGGACGTCCTCGAGCGCGCTCGCCGGGACGTCGCCGACTTTGCCGACCCCGAGGCGCTGCTCGAGGCCGGGCGACGACAGGCCCGGGACCGGTTCCCCGCAGAGACGTCCGTCGACGGCGCCGTCGCCGACCTGCGCGCGCTCTCGTTGCTGCGGGCGCCGTCGGGGGCCCGGATCGCCGGCCCCGAGTTCGACCCGTTCTACCGCCACTCCGGCGGATACGGCTACACCTGGTTCCGCGACGACGCCGAGATCGCCGGCTTCCTGCTCGCGGCCGACCGACGGGCGGGGCTCGGCCTCGACGAGTGGCACGCCGCGAGCGCGCACTTCTACGCCGAGACCCAGCTCGAGGACGGCACCTGGCCCCACCGGGTCTGGCCCGACGACGGCAGCCTCGCACCCGGCTGGGCCCACGGCCGACTCGAGGAGGGCGATTCGGTCGACTACCAGGCCGACCAGACCGCAAGCGTCGCGGCCTTCCTCGCGACCTACCTCCGAGAGATCGACAGCGACGACGAGCGCGTCCGGGAGGCCGTCCTCGCCGCCCTCGAGGGGCTGGACGCCTCCCTGGCGGACGACGGCCTCCCCGGACAGGTCCAGAACGCCTGGGAGAACATGACCGGTCGGTTCACCCACACCGCCGCGACCTTCCTCGAAGCCTACGCCGCGATCGCCCGGGCGCCCCTCGAGGACGACGTTACGGCGCGGGCGCGCGAGAGCGCGCAAGCGGTGTTCGAAGGACTCGACGCGCTGTGGGTCCCTGACCGAGGCTGTTACGCGCTCCGGCTCGACGCGGGCGAGCACGACGAGCGCCTCGACGGGAGCACGCTCGCGCTCGCTGGTGCCCACCGGGAGTACGCCGCGATCGACGGCGTCGACGCCGACCGCCTCGAACGACTCGTCTCACACTTCGAGACGACGATCGAGGGACTCTACCGCGATCCCGAGGGTCCAGTCGAGGGGCTCGCCCGGTTCGAGGACGATCCGTGGCGGCGCAGCGACCAGGACGAGCCGAAGATCTGGACGGTGACGACCGCGTGGGGCGCCCACGCGTCGACAGAGCTGCGGACGCTGCTCGCCGAGGCGGGCCACGACGCGGCCCCGACCTTCGACGCCCGCGCACGGGCGCTCCTGGAGCTGGTCGCCCCCGGCGGCCCGCTTCGCGGCGACGGCGACTTCCTCCCCGAACAGTTCTTCGACGACGGAACCCCCGACAGCGCGACGCCGCTTGGCTGGCCCCACGCGATCCGACTCGCGACGGCGACGGCCCTCGACACCGACGCGCCCGCGACCAGTGCGGATCGGGTGTAG
- a CDS encoding ABC transporter ATP-binding protein, translated as MSAIRTNELTKRYGPQTVVSEIDLAVDRGEVYGFLGPNGAGKSTTIAMLLSYVHPTAGAARIFGKDVREDGVELKHRVGVLPEACRLYDRLSGRKHLSFAIDSTGSDDDPDELADRVGLETTAVRQPVGEYSTGMKQRLRLALALVGEPELLVLDEPSSGLDPAGIQLLRRLVLEERDRGTTVFFSSHLLEQVEAVCDRVGILVDGKLLTSGKLDELKSEIGPAVELAISVDATSSQLVADVESLEGVTACTVLNGRLEVSLSTDTSKAEVIQTVEAYTTIKDFTTEEPSLESLFEDCVTEANR; from the coding sequence ATGAGTGCAATTCGGACGAACGAGTTGACGAAGCGGTACGGACCACAGACGGTCGTTTCGGAGATCGACCTTGCGGTAGATAGAGGAGAGGTATACGGATTTTTGGGACCGAACGGGGCCGGCAAATCGACGACGATTGCGATGCTGCTTTCGTACGTACATCCGACAGCAGGAGCTGCCCGGATCTTCGGCAAAGACGTCCGCGAGGACGGAGTCGAACTCAAACACCGGGTTGGGGTACTACCGGAGGCGTGTCGGCTGTACGACCGACTCTCGGGTCGGAAGCACCTCAGTTTCGCAATCGACTCGACGGGATCGGACGACGATCCCGATGAATTGGCCGATCGGGTTGGCCTCGAAACGACCGCAGTACGACAGCCAGTCGGCGAGTACTCGACGGGAATGAAACAGCGATTACGACTGGCACTAGCATTGGTCGGTGAGCCCGAACTGCTCGTACTCGACGAACCTTCCAGTGGACTCGATCCGGCAGGAATTCAGCTGCTCAGACGACTCGTCCTCGAGGAGCGGGATCGAGGCACAACCGTCTTTTTCTCAAGTCACCTTCTTGAGCAGGTCGAAGCCGTATGCGATCGGGTCGGTATTCTCGTTGACGGCAAGTTACTAACGAGCGGTAAGCTCGATGAGCTGAAATCCGAGATCGGACCTGCAGTCGAATTAGCAATCTCCGTCGACGCCACATCGTCGCAGCTCGTAGCGGACGTCGAATCGCTCGAGGGAGTTACGGCGTGTACAGTTCTCAACGGCCGATTGGAAGTATCGCTCTCAACGGATACCTCGAAGGCGGAGGTCATACAGACGGTTGAAGCATACACGACAATTAAGGACTTCACAACCGAGGAGCCGTCGCTCGAGTCGCTGTTCGAGGACTGTGTCACGGAGGCGAATCGATGA
- a CDS encoding CPBP family intramembrane glutamic endopeptidase, which produces MSSEYDKSIESIEEWKVATMSMALLAAMFVILVGSHIVANSYLSIPWLLSEAEGAVIGIPAALVIYLLASRAVGIPHEAIFVTIPGRSILRWVGFGAVLVGFVVVSAVGMLPGALSIDVGEPHVLLTVLLSAVLLGLLAAITEELVFRGYLLSFVGHHWGWKEAIVLTSVLFGLLHNGKVADVGASELYVLVATAAGLLYALVTYYTKNIWNAVALHAIWNTAFHTRVVSIESAERQPDEAIVDYQYTESPFLFGGDLAAVTASPFVLVVLIVASVAVLVGYEGKFLH; this is translated from the coding sequence ATGAGTTCAGAATACGACAAGAGTATTGAATCTATCGAGGAGTGGAAAGTCGCAACGATGTCAATGGCCCTGCTCGCGGCCATGTTCGTGATACTGGTGGGATCCCATATTGTCGCGAACAGTTACTTATCGATACCCTGGCTTCTTTCGGAAGCAGAGGGCGCAGTGATCGGAATTCCGGCTGCACTAGTCATTTACTTACTCGCTTCGAGAGCCGTTGGAATTCCACACGAGGCAATCTTTGTGACGATTCCGGGTCGATCGATCCTTCGCTGGGTAGGGTTCGGAGCCGTTCTCGTCGGGTTTGTCGTCGTCAGTGCCGTCGGAATGCTACCGGGAGCACTCTCAATAGACGTTGGAGAGCCTCACGTTCTATTGACTGTATTACTTAGCGCGGTGCTGTTAGGATTACTCGCCGCGATAACAGAAGAACTCGTATTTCGTGGATATCTGCTCTCGTTCGTCGGCCATCACTGGGGCTGGAAAGAAGCGATCGTACTGACATCGGTGTTGTTCGGTCTTCTCCACAACGGAAAGGTAGCAGATGTCGGTGCATCGGAACTTTACGTGTTGGTCGCAACCGCGGCGGGATTGCTGTACGCACTTGTTACGTACTACACGAAAAACATCTGGAACGCAGTCGCGCTCCACGCAATCTGGAACACAGCGTTTCACACCCGGGTCGTTTCGATCGAGTCAGCCGAACGACAACCGGACGAAGCAATAGTTGATTATCAGTACACAGAGTCGCCGTTCCTTTTCGGTGGTGACCTGGCAGCCGTTACTGCCTCTCCGTTCGTACTAGTCGTCTTAATAGTCGCATCAGTCGCCGTGTTAGTTGGATATGAGGGAAAATTCCTACACTAA
- a CDS encoding bifunctional 4-hydroxy-2-oxoglutarate aldolase/2-dehydro-3-deoxy-phosphogluconate aldolase, whose amino-acid sequence MSSSHDVRDRIIESGVLAVLRGIDEDDVVPVARAISEAGVGALEVTADGTRTYEKIAAIDRELADTDTVVGAGTVLDAASAQSVIDAGAEFLVSPHVDPEVVEVCNRHGVLSAPGVMTPTEAVTAIDAGADVLKMFPASTVGPGHIGALQGPLGDVDVIPTGGVDRDNVADYLEAGAVAVGAGSALVDYEAIAEGDMDQVRESAAAFVEAVENARAE is encoded by the coding sequence ATGAGTTCGTCCCACGACGTCAGGGATCGGATCATCGAAAGCGGCGTCCTCGCCGTCCTCCGGGGGATCGACGAGGACGACGTCGTCCCGGTCGCGCGCGCAATCTCCGAGGCCGGCGTGGGCGCCCTCGAGGTGACCGCGGACGGAACCCGCACCTACGAGAAGATCGCCGCGATCGACCGCGAGCTCGCGGACACCGACACCGTCGTCGGCGCGGGGACGGTCCTCGACGCCGCGAGCGCCCAGTCGGTCATCGACGCCGGCGCCGAGTTCCTCGTCTCGCCACACGTCGATCCCGAGGTCGTGGAAGTCTGTAACCGCCACGGCGTGCTCTCGGCGCCGGGCGTGATGACCCCGACGGAGGCCGTCACCGCGATCGACGCCGGCGCCGACGTCCTCAAGATGTTCCCCGCCTCGACGGTCGGGCCGGGCCACATCGGCGCGTTGCAGGGACCGCTCGGCGACGTGGACGTGATCCCCACCGGCGGCGTCGATCGGGACAACGTCGCCGACTACCTCGAGGCCGGCGCGGTCGCCGTCGGCGCGGGGAGTGCGCTCGTCGACTACGAGGCGATCGCCGAAGGTGATATGGACCAGGTACGGGAGAGCGCAGCCGCGTTCGTCGAGGCCGTCGAGAACGCCCGCGCGGAGTAA
- a CDS encoding SWIM zinc finger family protein, with the protein MNIDEKTIRNLCTDPAFERGQKYRNEGRIQRIERFDVVATAIVQGSSQYDVTVERGEGTIDARCTCPYDGAGECKHVVAVLLDVAADTPRDESERVESALQNVSADGLRTFLRDVLAEHPDLRDRFLARFGDTCKSVEEYRVEIEQLFDRHAQDYPVVTDAIDFSHFFELAERYHERERYLKAATVYRALFEGIDNNGVRIDAAYDHYAKALQSALDGYVKCVLAADPDQGEFEKYISVLEDQAASEHSANTEQFYRAIDDLEERR; encoded by the coding sequence ATGAACATCGACGAAAAGACCATCCGAAATCTGTGTACTGATCCCGCGTTCGAACGGGGACAGAAGTACCGCAACGAGGGACGCATCCAGCGAATCGAACGATTCGACGTCGTCGCCACCGCCATCGTGCAAGGGTCGTCCCAGTACGACGTGACCGTCGAACGAGGAGAAGGGACCATCGACGCCCGGTGTACGTGTCCCTACGATGGCGCTGGCGAATGCAAACACGTTGTCGCGGTATTGCTGGACGTCGCCGCCGACACACCCCGAGACGAGAGCGAACGTGTGGAGTCAGCACTCCAAAACGTCTCGGCCGACGGTCTCCGGACATTCCTACGCGACGTACTCGCCGAACATCCAGATCTCCGTGATCGGTTCCTCGCGCGCTTTGGCGACACCTGCAAATCTGTCGAAGAATATCGCGTCGAAATCGAGCAACTGTTCGACCGGCACGCACAGGACTATCCGGTCGTCACCGACGCCATCGACTTCTCGCATTTCTTCGAGTTGGCTGAGCGGTACCACGAGCGCGAGCGCTACCTAAAAGCCGCGACCGTCTATCGCGCGCTGTTCGAGGGGATCGACAATAACGGAGTCCGTATCGATGCCGCGTACGACCACTACGCTAAAGCCTTGCAGTCCGCCCTCGATGGATACGTCAAGTGCGTGCTCGCGGCTGATCCTGACCAAGGCGAGTTCGAGAAATACATCAGTGTGCTAGAAGACCAAGCGGCATCGGAACATTCAGCTAACACCGAGCAGTTCTACCGAGCGATCGACGATCTCGAAGAGCGACGATGA